From the Ipomoea triloba cultivar NCNSP0323 chromosome 8, ASM357664v1 genome, the window aaaaacgcacatagacaacggttttttaaaaccgttgtctttgtggtgttgtcttttgacgaaatgcacaaagacaacacactaaagacaacacttttgtcaaaaaccgttgtctttgtagtgttgtctttgtgcatttttcttgtattgATAATTGTTCTTCGTCATATGATTACTTAAgccacaaacatatatacacaatttacaaCGGATACTGACAACTTGTTCAACTTCAagcttaaaaaaatataagaacaaaaaattatttaatcaacttACAGAATTGGACACATGGTTTGCAGCTTTATGTTTAAGCtttatgctttaaaaaaaaattattcttatttaaatataaagtacACGTATGTACATGCAcctcaaagaaagcaaaagattcTCACCTTTTTTGACTTCGACGCATGGTTTACAACTTGTTTAAACTctatgcttttaaaaaaaaatttattcttgtaaaaGTACACGTATATCCGGACGcctcaaagaaagcaaaagattcTCAACTTTTTTTACACATATATCCATAGCTCAAACCAAGCAAAAgatttccaatttttttttaatctgtcTTCACGTGAGCTGCTGGTGAATACATACAGAAACAAATTAATTCACATGCTCCAGCAtacaaaaaatacacaattacATTCCGTTACACATTGCTCAATTTTCAtctacgactattgttttagtgtcaaaatttatcgcgccggtcaccgatccgtttaaaacgtgccgaaatctaaaatgtttgaaggtattttcgtccttttcaactcaatatcgcaatttgagcatgaataaagagatttaagccctaaaatcgatcacaattcacaattctcctcctcaaattaaggtaaaatgaggaggaaaattgtgaattttgatcaattttaggacttaaattcatttattcatactcaaattaagatattaagttgaaaatgataaaaatacgcttaacaattttagatttttgcgtATTTTAAACAGATGGGTGACCGGCTcgataaattttggcactaaaacaatagtcttggatgaaaattggtactaaaacaatagtcgtgggaccaaaattgatagaaatgaaacatgtggaccaaaattgtcttGGGACCAAAACGTGTATTTGCTCAATTTATATGATAAACTTGACTAAACAGGTATTGACTGAAAAACTTAGACTTCCGTGTTCTAGGTCTAAGATTGTAAAAGAGTCTTCtaactattaaatccaattactaGATTTGTTTGATGACCTTTAACTATTTACTGATCTAGTGCAAAGAGTAGAACAAGGAGTATTAAGCAGATAATATGTAAATGAATAATAAAGCAGCAAGAACACCAAGAATTtgtaacccagttcggaatctcaattcctacatttggggggcatcactctgattgcccaactcttcattgatcaactCTGAAAGTGTATCACAAGTTTACAGTAGAGAATCACGCGGCAACTCTAGAAATCTTCATTATCACCGTTCTAGAGTTcagccttgaagagttgaagaatacttgatctcccgatcttcttgaattgaggttccccctcaatcGTAGCGCAACTGGCTTTCAGAGTGATTGCTTGCCCAAGACTTTATGAAGAATATTggatcttgaatcaaaggtaagctttgtcaagatcTCTCGTTATCACCTATGAGGAAGCTTTCACATTCAGATCTTTTGTATTCTCACCGATCATACCAGGATCACTGGAAAttttcctcatatatatatcttgcccAGACTCGATTAAGTTTGAAGTCTTCGTAACTGATTTTGATTCCTCTTCTTGCTTTCCTTGTCTTGGTCCAGTGTTTCGTTCAGCAATTTGTCCTTAAAGCCTTCTGATCCTTCTGCTGAACTATAGGAATCCTAATACATCATAAAATAACTTGTTTTTGAACTATCTGTTGAACTAACAAAATTGTCACAAGGACTTGTTACAACTTAGGGagttttacaaatatttttctttttagcaattttattaacaatctccccctttgtagCAAGTTTGTTGGCAATTTACAACAATCTTCCTAAAACATCAGAGATAGTTAAAAACAACGTTCATTCAAGGCATAGTCCAACAGAAACAGAATTTAAACAACCAACAAAATACGAAGATGATTATATCAtcatacaaaatacaaaaaaaagaATGCATGAGACCCTATtacaaataatcaaaatattcgAGCAGAGGGGTCTTCAAAACTAGTAACCAGGTAACCAGGTAACCatgctttcatcttcttcttcatcaaacACAAAGTAACCAATGTTTAGAAGGTTGTTCCTACTCCCCCTATTGCCAGGAACTTGTGAATCTGTAGCCACAATATTCCTAAGCAGGACCAAGTAGAAAAGGCAACCCAGGTTTTAGAACAGAATCAATCAGATTCTGAGGATTCATCCTCCTGGCTGTTTGCAGTGGATTCAGCTTCAGGTGCGGTGGAATCAGCTTCAGGTGCAGTGGAATCAGCTTCATGTGCAGTAGATGGATCAGTGGGTGTTTCAGCAACAGCAGCAGTCATCTCTTGGTTTCTCAATCTCAATTGTTCTCGCAATTGCATCTCAATTGTTCTCGCAATTGCATCTCAATTGTTCTCTTTTCAACAAGTATCTGGATAATCGTGTTAAGATCTCTGATGCTTTTGTCAAGGTGCTGGGCTGTGAGTTTGCTGGTAAATGGTACATCAAGGTTCAGAGCTGGGGCTGAGCTACTTGCATGTTCTGGAAAGATGTCAAGCACATGACTCCCTTGTTTGAGTCTGGCATCAATTGTTCTGACTTGTGGTGCTTCCATAGGTTCATTTGGTTCTGGTTTGAACCCTTGTGAGCGCAGAACTCCATAAATTGTGCAGGGAAAGGGCAGTTTTACCTTGCTCTCTTTAGACTATGGTTTTCTGAAAGATGCCACATGTTTGAAGATAATATCACCTAAGTCGACAGGAATACCTTTGCCTATCTTGTAGATCAGGGTGGCCATAAGAAAGTTTAATCCTCATCGGTGTTCATTTGGCATCCAATTTGTCATGGCTAGTTTGTGCAGAATAGCATATTTTGTTGTGAGAGATTTGGCTGGCAACATGTTGGTTTCAGCAGGCCAATAGCTGTATGTTCCTCCTGTAATGACTTTTGTGATTGTGTTCGCACCAATAATAGGGTCCTCAATGTCACTTGCATCTATGCCCAGATACAGATTGATGGTACGTGTGTCAAAATTGTATTCGTTATCCCTCAGCCAAACACGTCCATAAACATGTGAGCCAGCTTCCTTGATAGTCTTCAGAAGGTTTGCATAAAATTCCTTGATGGCGATAGGTGGATAGCTCGTCTGAGTTGTTACAGACTTGACAAGGTTTAACTTCTCAAACACTGGCATAAGTTGACACTGAGACTTGAACTTTTCAACATCAAGATACCTTTCGCTCaggattttccttttgtttgttGAGTCCCATCTTGCTGCATACTCATCAGATAAGAATTGAGGGGTGATTACTTCAAGAGGTGTTACGGCAGAGACATCCGGCTGGCTTTCAGGTTGCTGAGTTTGAGTGGTgctcttctttctcttcttactAGTCGTGGTTTCCACAGGGACAGGTTGTTCAGCAATTGGCTGTTTTCTCTTAGTTTTTCGAGCTGGTGTGGGGGTTTCCTTCTCCTGTTGTGTTGTGGATGACCTGGTTTTTCGCCTGGTGACAGGGGAGGGAAAAACTTGAATTTTTGCCACAGGATTTTTGTCCACATGTTCTTCTTGaatcttcttcttcccattAGCATTCGCTTGGTTCTTCTTCACTTGGGACAAAGGCAGATTGTCTTCTTCATCAGTTGGTTCTGCAACTTGTAATTCTGGAGGATTTCCTGTTTCAAACTCAAAGTCTAATAGAGAATCATCAATGGGGATGGTAGGTGTTGTTTCAGGATTTGGTTTAGATTGAGGTTCAGACCTAGTTTCATCAGTATGAGAGTTTTCTGACTGGATGGGGAGAGGATTTTCAGGATTTTGATGCTCAGGGTTTTTTGCTTGTGTGGTTTGTGGTGAGGGCAGAGACAGAACTTGATCTTGTGTGAGTTTTGTGTTTTGTGGGATATTCAGGGGAATAGACAGTCTATTTGTGAGAGAGGTTGATCTTCTGTGTTCATCCATGATGTTAAAGAGGTTGAGTTTGGTGAAAAGGGAAGCAGGAGGTTCAAGTTGGTGAGGACCATATACTACAGCAGACTCTGGATTGACATTATCAGGTACGGGTAGATTTTTATCAGGAACAGGCAATTTTTCATGTTCATCATCTATTGGTTCTTGTTTTACAGAGACTAAGGGCATAGGTTTTTCTACAGTGACATTTCATCCTCAGTATCTGATAGAACAATTATATCCTGAAAAATGTTAAAGGTAAAAACTATGCTTTTCATATATAGTCATTTGATGAgaagaaataaagaagaaagGATGAAGTTTCAGAATAAACCTCAGGATCCTTGGCTTTAGCTGTTTCTCCTTTCTCGAATGCAAGTGGTTTGAGAAACCTTTTCAGGTAGTCTAGTTGCTCTGCTCTTGAGTACCACGACCAGATTGGTTCTCCACCCGGAGGTTTTATCTTGTTGTTGATTATCATGACCATCTCTCGGGATGCTTGATGTTGAATTTCAAAGGGATATTTGTTTGTGAGTCTGGAGAAATCAAAGTATTTGGTTTCGTCTTGATCCATTGTAGAGCTTTGCTTCAAGGTTCTTGATTTTGTGTGAAGTTTGTGAGAGGGTTTGCAGCTTTGAGAGATTTGCGTGATCTTTGATTTCCCCTTATTGCAACTGGTTTTTCAAAGGTCGAAGGAGTCCATGATGACCTGCTTTTTCGGGTCACGTGATGAGGCATGAGGAGAGTGGGAGTCGTGCCGATTTGACAGTTGTCATTTCTGTAATTAATGCTATAGCAGTTTGGTCAGTCGGGTACACTGTTCCTTAGGGATTATCTGTGATAAGGACAAAAGGGTGTCCCACTTACTGTACTAGTTTAGTGGACCATTGCACATGCCAAGTTCTGATTTTAGGATGTTGAATCTGGTTGGATCTAGTGCCTTTGTAAATATGTCTCCGAGTTGTTTGTCTGTTGGTATGTAGTGCAATTTAATGTCTCCACTTTCCACAAGATCCCTGATGAAATGATGTCTGATATCTATATGCTTAGTGCGGGAATGCTGGACAGGATTTTTTGCAATATTGATAGCGTTGGTGTTGTCGCAGTGAAGATCAGCACTGCTGAACTTTAGTCCATAATCGTTCAGCATCTGTTTCATCCATATGAGTTGAGTGCAGCAACTCCCAGCCATCTGTTTCATCCATATGAGTTGAGTGCAGCAACTCCCAGCAGCTATATATTCAGCTTCTGCAGTGGACAATGAGATGGAGTTTTGCTTTttgctgaaccatgagacaaggTTTTTGCCTAAGAAAAAACACCCTCCTGATGTACTTTTTCTGTCCTTGCCTAAGAAAAAACACCCTCCTGATGTACTTTTTCTGTCCTACAGATGTCCTGCCCAGTCAGCATCACTGTATCCAAGTAGTTCAGTTCCTGAGTCACGCGAATACCATAGTCCATAATTGATATTCCCCTTAACATATTTGATTATTCTTTTGACTGCATTCAAATGTGCTTCCCTTGGATTTGCTTGGAAGCGTGCACACAAACCTACACTGAACATTATATCAGGTCTGCTTGCCGTTAGGTACAGTAGACTACCAATCATACTTCGATAGAGTTTGCCTTCAACAGGTTTtgagttggagtcttttgatagtTTTACCGTGGTGGAAAGAGGTGTTTTAGCTTCCTTAGCAGAATCAagaccaaatcttttgaccaagTTTTGGGCATATTTGGTTTGTGACAGAAACAACCCAGATTCCATCTGTTTTACCTGTAGTCCCAAGAAGCATGTTAATTCCCctatcatgctcatctcgaattcCTTTTCCATGACTTGAATGAACTCCTTAACATTTGCAGGAGATGTTGAGCCGAAAACAATATCATCTACATAAACCTGGGCCACAGTTATGTGACCAGTGGTCATTTTAACAAACAGTGTTTTGTCTGCCCCACCGCGAGTGTACCCATTTTTCAGAAGATATTGTGTGAGCCGTTCATACCATGCTCTTGGTGCCTGTTTCAGACCATAAAGGGCCTTTTTCAGTTTGTAGACGTAATCAGGATACTGTGGATTCTCAAATCCTTTTGGTTGAGCTACGAAGATTTCCTCATTGAGGAGTCCATTTAAAAAGGCGGTTTTTACGTCCATCTGGTTCAGTTGAAAGTTCAGAATACAAAGACGGCCAACAGTAATCTCACTGATTCAAGTCTGGCCACGGGTGCAAACGTTTCTTCATAGTCAATCCCTTCAATTTGTGAGTAACCTTGAGCCACTAGTCTGGCCTTATTTCTGGCCACATTTCCCTGTTCATCGGTTTTGTTTCGAAAGATCCACTTTGTGCCGACTACGTTTGCATCTAAAGGACAAGGCACAAGATCCCATACCTCATTTCTCTCAAATTGAGCAAGTTCATCCTGCATGGCCCTTATCCAGTCTTCATCTTGAAGTGCTTCTTTGTAATTCTTGGGTTCAAATTTTGATGTGTAACATGCGTACCCAGATAACTCAGCTAGACTGCCTCTTAGCATTCCTCTGGTTCGAACACTGGCGGTGGGTGTCCCCAATATGTTCTCAGCAGGATGATTCTTTTGAACATGTGTGGGAACTTGCTTTGACAGTGTAGATGGATGGTCATCTATGTTTGACTGTTGTTCAGTGAGTGGTTTTGAGTCCTCTGATTTCTTGATCCCTTGTTCATCATCTGACTTTGTTTGGTATTGTTCAGTGTCTGGTTCGGAGTCATCTAGTTCAGAGTCTGACTCAGATTTCTTGACTCCTTTTTCATCAGCTGTTTTTGTTTGGTTCTGTTTAAGATCAGCAGCTGGTAGATAATCGCCAACTGTTTGCGGTTGATCATCTACAATTACATTGATAGATTCTTGGACAGTCTTGATCCGTTTGTTATAAACTCTGTAAGCTCGGCTGTTTGGTGAGTACCCTAAGAATATGCCTTCATCACTCTTTGGTTCGAATTTTCCAACTTTTTCTCTGTCATTTAGGATATAGCATCTGCTGCCAAAAATGCGAAAGTACTTCAAATTTGGTTTCCTTCCTCGCCACAGCTCATATGGTGTATGCGACATCCCAGGTCTAAGATACACTCTGTTGATTATATGACAAGCAGTATGAACCGCCTCTGCCCAAAAGAACTGAGGAAGGTCTTTACTATTTATCAAGACTCGAGCCATTTCTTAGATGGTTCTGTTTTTTCGCTCAACTACTCCATTTTGTTGCAGAGTTTTTGGGGCTGAGAATTCATGACTGATTCCATTTTTGGAGCAGAAGGTCGAGAAGTGCTGATTTTCGAATTCCCTACCGTGATCCGACCTAATCCTCACAATTTTACCAATATGCAAGCCCTTCTCTTTTTGCAGCTTCAAACACAGTTTCTCAAACTGTTCAAAGGTTTCTGACTTGTTTCTGAGGAACATTACCCAGCAAACGTGAGAGTAGTCATCAACACAGACAAAAATATACCTTTTACCTCCCAAACTTTCCACCTGTGTTGGTCCGATTAGGTCCATATGCAGAAGATCCAGACACGAAGAGGTTCCTATATGATTGAAATGTTTGTGTGGGGTTCTGGTTTGCTTTTCCAGCTGGCAAGGGCCACATACACCAGTTTCCTTAACTTTGAACTTTGGTACCCCCCTTATACATTCATGACTTATGAGATGGTTCATATCTTGATAATTCATGTGCCCAAGTTTTTGATGCCAAAGATCTGTATTATCAGTGGTGGTGCTGCAACACAGAAGATTTGAAGACAGAATATAGCAATTGTCAGAGGATCTTATACCTTCCATAATGACTTTGTTCAGTTTGTCCTTAACAATGCATCGATCTTTCGTGAACCCTACATTCAACTTTTGGTCACACAACTGGCTGATGCTGATCAGATTTGCTTTAAGACCCTGTACCAGTAGTACCTTTGATAGTGAGGGTAGTCCAGCTACACTGAGGATCCCAATACCCATGATGTCACCTTTAATTCCATCACCAAAGGTTACTTGTCCAGTATATGGAATCACATTCTTGAGGAATTCTTTACTGCCGGTCATATGCCTAGAACAGCCACTGTCGAAATATCATTTTCCCTGTTCTTTTCCAAGAAGCATAGAAAAGCAAACTAGATCAGATTTTCTTACCTAAACTTGACGACTGACTGGAGTGAtccattttttttgaaatttgtcAGTTCTCTGATCACTATAGAATCTGTAACATTCTGGTCTTGTGTGGCCTTTCTTGCAACAGTAGTGACATGTTGGaatatatttcctcaaaatctTCTGGTGGGTTTCAATATTTGTCCAAGTGCTGGTACCTGCAGGGACAAACTTAGTAGTGAAAGAATTTTGAGAGTTTCGAGTGTACCCCAAACCATTTCGAATGTTAGGTGATCTTCCGGAGTCAAGGATTTGATTGAGAGTTGATGTTGTGTTCATCATTTGGATCTGTTTCTTGTAAGCTTCCAATTCTGCCGAGAGCTTCATCACTTTGGAGTTGGACTCTGCTAGTTCAGCATTTGTATCAGCAACTTGTTTCTTCAGGGATTCAATGTTCTTTTCAAGAAACTCATTTTTAGAATTTGTGGTTGTGTGAGTCTTCAAGAGAATATCCCATTTCTTGTACAGTTTGATGTAGGATTGTTCAAGTTCTTCATAAGGTATTTTATCTACATCTTCATGATCTGAACTATTATCCAAGTCCGAATGGGATTCAGCAACAACTGCAGTGAATGCTACGAAGTTTCTtgatatttcttcatcttcttcttgaGCTTCTTCAGAACAATCTTCATCACTCCAGGTTGTTGCCTTCATGGACTTCTTTCTTTTGAGGTAAGTGGCACATTCCACCTGAATGTGTCCGAAACCTTCACATTCTCTGCACTGAATTCCTTTGTTCTTGTTCTTAACTTCCCCTTGCTGCCATTGATTTTGTCGAGTCAAGTTTTGGTTTTGACCGAACTGATTGATTTGACTAAAGTTCTTCTGTTGATTCGAACTTGATTTTCCGACGGTTCGAGATGAGTTAGACGAGGATGGAGCAGCACTGTTGGGTCTGTTTTGTTGATTCTTGCCTCCTCTGTTTCTCCGATTTATTTGTTTGAGAATCTtggtgaaatttcttgttatcaTTGCCACAGATTCATCATCCAGTTCTTCACACTCTTCTTCTAAGTCAAATTCTTCGGCAATAAACGCAACATTCTTGCCCCTTTTTGAGTTGTTGTCTTGCGATAGGATATCTATTTCGTATGTTCTTAGATTGCTCATTAGTTCCGCAACAGATTTCGTTTCCCAGCCTATGCTTTCTTGAATTGCAGTGACTTTCATCCTGAAGCGTACAGGAAGAGATCGAAGAATCTTCCTGACCAGTTTGTCCGAGGAGAACGGTTCCCCCAATACGGCAGCTTCGTTCTTCAATTCTTGAACCCTAGCATTAAATTCGACGatggtttcttcatctttcatcCGTAATTCTTCAAATCTGGTGAGAACTTGCTGCATCTTGGTTTGTTTGACAGAGGAGTCTCCTTCATAAAGTTTTTCAAGAATTTCCCAGGCATCCTTTGCAGAGCTGCATCCAGCAATTAACCCAAATTGACCCTCATCAAGTGATCCAGTAATGGTGTTCAGTGCCTTGTTGTT encodes:
- the LOC116027034 gene encoding proteoglycan 4-like produces the protein MPLVSVKQEPIDDEHEKLPVPDKNLPVPDNVNPESAVVYGPHQLEPPASLFTKLNLFNIMDEHRRSTSLTNRLSIPLNIPQNTKLTQDQVLSLPSPQTTQAKNPEHQNPENPLPIQSENSHTDETRSEPQSKPNPETTPTIPIDDSLLDFEFETGNPPELQVAEPTDEEDNLPLSQVKKNQANANGKKKIQEEHVDKNPVAKIQVFPSPVTRRKTRSSTTQQEKETPTPARKTKRKQPIAEQPVPVETTTSKKRKKSTTQTQQPESQPDVSAVTPLEVITPQFLSDEYAARWDSTNKRKILSERYLDVEKFKSQCQLMPVFEKLNLVKSVTTQTSYPPIAIKEFYANLLKTIKEAGSHVYGRVWLRDNEYNFDTRTINLYLGIDASDIEDPIIGANTITKVITGGTYSYWPAETNMLPAKSLTTKYAILHKLAMTNWMPNEHR